Proteins co-encoded in one Papaver somniferum cultivar HN1 chromosome 5, ASM357369v1, whole genome shotgun sequence genomic window:
- the LOC113282834 gene encoding uncharacterized protein LOC113282834 isoform X3 yields MAQRLPKFIIIQSNFNHKYLHLEKVNPTAADSLRFDGDYSFGLETRFEVVPATTENGLVHIRSKLNDRFWANMGGPNGWITATSVKPDENRSSQSCTLFQPVYLNSNSNKIVRVLHVHTSYYVSFFMGTNQTNGCLNLISNSQLTDQRDLFTIIDWQSIVMFPDIIRIKGDNGMHLKAFSDGFMDYNYEVANSPDFEFEVFPSRDGGICLKSVQYGKYWKLDNNSSWVWAYENPTMDHHINTVFIPTKLDNKTIALRSLANNTFCARRTANSKTNCLATLFTYVDAYAPIVIEEPVLSRTIDNVIYDLTDARIYDEHVIALANEEARNKKGEGSDTVKLNLKHTERYTREWTASVSFTLGVKVSLSVGVPEIAEGKVETSYEFKSSYEWGERNEDELEMGSEYTVTVPPMSSVKVSLMATRASCDIPFSYTQRDVLTNGTVKVYYKNDGIFKGRNAYNYRVPK; encoded by the exons ATGGCACAACGACTTCCCAAGTTTATCATAATCCAATCCAACTTCAACCACAAATACCTGCACTTAGAAAAGGTTAATCCAACTGCAGCTGATTCCCTCCGATTTGATGGAGATTACAGTTTCGGGCTTGAGACCAGATTTGAGGTAGTGCCAGCTACCACTGAAAATGGACTGGTACACATCCGATCCAAACTAAATGACCGCTTCTGGGCAAACATGGGGGGCCCCAACGGATGGATCACTGCCACGTCCGTCAAACCTGACGAGAATCGATCTAGCCAGTCTTGCACGCTCTTCCAGCCGGTTTACTTGAATTCCAACAGCAACAAGATCGTCCGGGTCCTCCATGTCCACACCAGCTACTATGTTTCCTTCTTTATGGGCACCAACCAGACCAATGGTTGCTTAAATTTAATTAGCAACTCGCAACTCACTGACCAGCGCGATCTGTTTACCATCATTGACTGGCAATCAATCGTGATGTTTCCCGACATTATCAGAATCAAGGGCGACAATGGAATGCACCTCAAGGCCTTTTCAGACGGGTTTATGGATTATAATTATGAAGTCGCTAATTCTCCAGATTTTGAATTTGAGGTGTTTCCAAGTCGTGACGGAGGCATCTGCCTGAAAAGTGTCCAATATGGCAAATATTGGAAGCTTGACAATAATTCGTCGTGGGTATGGGCATATGAGAATCCCACGATGGACCACCACATCAACACTGTATTTATACCTACCAAACTTGACAACAAAACTATTGCTCTGCGAAGTTTGGCAAACAATACTTTCTGTGCAAGACGAACGGCGAATAGCAAGACCAACTGCCTCGCCACTCTCTTTACCTATGTCGACGCGTATGCCCCCATTGTCATTGAGGAGCCTGTTTTATCAAGAACTATCGACAACGTCATTTATGACCTTACTGATGCAAGGATTTACGACGAGCATGTTATTGCACTTGCGAATGAAGAGGCTAGGAACAAAAAGGGAGAAGGTTCCGACACGGTTAAATTAAATCTCAAACATACAGAAAGGTATACTCGGGAATGGACCGCAAGCGTATCGTTCACACTGGGTGTCAAGGTGAGTTTAAGCGTAGGTGTCCCAGAAATAGCGGAGGGCAAGGTTGAGACATCCTACGAGTTTAAAAGTTCGTATGAATGGGGAGAAAGaaatgaagatgaacttgaaaTGGGGTCTGAGTATACAGTTACTGTGCCTCCTATGAGTAGCGTGAAGGTGAGTCTGATGGCGACACGGGCTTCATGCGACATACCCTTTTCGTACACTCAGCGTGACGTCTTAACAAATGGAACAGTAAAAGTATACTACAAGAATGATGGCATATTTAAGGGCCGCAATGCCTACAACTACAG AGTTCCAAAGTAA
- the LOC113282834 gene encoding uncharacterized protein LOC113282834 isoform X1 encodes MAQRLPKFIIIQSNFNHKYLHLEKVNPTAADSLRFDGDYSFGLETRFEVVPATTENGLVHIRSKLNDRFWANMGGPNGWITATSVKPDENRSSQSCTLFQPVYLNSNSNKIVRVLHVHTSYYVSFFMGTNQTNGCLNLISNSQLTDQRDLFTIIDWQSIVMFPDIIRIKGDNGMHLKAFSDGFMDYNYEVANSPDFEFEVFPSRDGGICLKSVQYGKYWKLDNNSSWVWAYENPTMDHHINTVFIPTKLDNKTIALRSLANNTFCARRTANSKTNCLATLFTYVDAYAPIVIEEPVLSRTIDNVIYDLTDARIYDEHVIALANEEARNKKGEGSDTVKLNLKHTERYTREWTASVSFTLGVKVSLSVGVPEIAEGKVETSYEFKSSYEWGERNEDELEMGSEYTVTVPPMSSVKVSLMATRASCDIPFSYTQRDVLTNGTVKVYYKNDGIFKGRNAYNYRNYMSVNKETIHLNSPK; translated from the exons ATGGCACAACGACTTCCCAAGTTTATCATAATCCAATCCAACTTCAACCACAAATACCTGCACTTAGAAAAGGTTAATCCAACTGCAGCTGATTCCCTCCGATTTGATGGAGATTACAGTTTCGGGCTTGAGACCAGATTTGAGGTAGTGCCAGCTACCACTGAAAATGGACTGGTACACATCCGATCCAAACTAAATGACCGCTTCTGGGCAAACATGGGGGGCCCCAACGGATGGATCACTGCCACGTCCGTCAAACCTGACGAGAATCGATCTAGCCAGTCTTGCACGCTCTTCCAGCCGGTTTACTTGAATTCCAACAGCAACAAGATCGTCCGGGTCCTCCATGTCCACACCAGCTACTATGTTTCCTTCTTTATGGGCACCAACCAGACCAATGGTTGCTTAAATTTAATTAGCAACTCGCAACTCACTGACCAGCGCGATCTGTTTACCATCATTGACTGGCAATCAATCGTGATGTTTCCCGACATTATCAGAATCAAGGGCGACAATGGAATGCACCTCAAGGCCTTTTCAGACGGGTTTATGGATTATAATTATGAAGTCGCTAATTCTCCAGATTTTGAATTTGAGGTGTTTCCAAGTCGTGACGGAGGCATCTGCCTGAAAAGTGTCCAATATGGCAAATATTGGAAGCTTGACAATAATTCGTCGTGGGTATGGGCATATGAGAATCCCACGATGGACCACCACATCAACACTGTATTTATACCTACCAAACTTGACAACAAAACTATTGCTCTGCGAAGTTTGGCAAACAATACTTTCTGTGCAAGACGAACGGCGAATAGCAAGACCAACTGCCTCGCCACTCTCTTTACCTATGTCGACGCGTATGCCCCCATTGTCATTGAGGAGCCTGTTTTATCAAGAACTATCGACAACGTCATTTATGACCTTACTGATGCAAGGATTTACGACGAGCATGTTATTGCACTTGCGAATGAAGAGGCTAGGAACAAAAAGGGAGAAGGTTCCGACACGGTTAAATTAAATCTCAAACATACAGAAAGGTATACTCGGGAATGGACCGCAAGCGTATCGTTCACACTGGGTGTCAAGGTGAGTTTAAGCGTAGGTGTCCCAGAAATAGCGGAGGGCAAGGTTGAGACATCCTACGAGTTTAAAAGTTCGTATGAATGGGGAGAAAGaaatgaagatgaacttgaaaTGGGGTCTGAGTATACAGTTACTGTGCCTCCTATGAGTAGCGTGAAGGTGAGTCTGATGGCGACACGGGCTTCATGCGACATACCCTTTTCGTACACTCAGCGTGACGTCTTAACAAATGGAACAGTAAAAGTATACTACAAGAATGATGGCATATTTAAGGGCCGCAATGCCTACAACTACAG GAATTATATGTCTGTGAATAAAGAAACTATTCATCTCAATTCACCCAAGTAA
- the LOC113282834 gene encoding uncharacterized protein LOC113282834 isoform X2 — protein MAQRLPKFIIIQSNFNHKYLHLEKVNPTAADSLRFDGDYSFGLETRFEVVPATTENGLVHIRSKLNDRFWANMGGPNGWITATSVKPDENRSSQSCTLFQPVYLNSNSNKIVRVLHVHTSYYVSFFMGTNQTNGCLNLISNSQLTDQRDLFTIIDWQSIVMFPDIIRIKGDNGMHLKAFSDGFMDYNYEVANSPDFEFEVFPSRDGGICLKSVQYGKYWKLDNNSSWVWAYENPTMDHHINTVFIPTKLDNKTIALRSLANNTFCARRTANSKTNCLATLFTYVDAYAPIVIEEPVLSRTIDNVIYDLTDARIYDEHVIALANEEARNKKGEGSDTVKLNLKHTERYTREWTASVSFTLGVKVSLSVGVPEIAEGKVETSYEFKSSYEWGERNEDELEMGSEYTVTVPPMSSVKVSLMATRASCDIPFSYTQRDVLTNGTVKVYYKNDGIFKGRNAYNYRLAVALAVM, from the exons ATGGCACAACGACTTCCCAAGTTTATCATAATCCAATCCAACTTCAACCACAAATACCTGCACTTAGAAAAGGTTAATCCAACTGCAGCTGATTCCCTCCGATTTGATGGAGATTACAGTTTCGGGCTTGAGACCAGATTTGAGGTAGTGCCAGCTACCACTGAAAATGGACTGGTACACATCCGATCCAAACTAAATGACCGCTTCTGGGCAAACATGGGGGGCCCCAACGGATGGATCACTGCCACGTCCGTCAAACCTGACGAGAATCGATCTAGCCAGTCTTGCACGCTCTTCCAGCCGGTTTACTTGAATTCCAACAGCAACAAGATCGTCCGGGTCCTCCATGTCCACACCAGCTACTATGTTTCCTTCTTTATGGGCACCAACCAGACCAATGGTTGCTTAAATTTAATTAGCAACTCGCAACTCACTGACCAGCGCGATCTGTTTACCATCATTGACTGGCAATCAATCGTGATGTTTCCCGACATTATCAGAATCAAGGGCGACAATGGAATGCACCTCAAGGCCTTTTCAGACGGGTTTATGGATTATAATTATGAAGTCGCTAATTCTCCAGATTTTGAATTTGAGGTGTTTCCAAGTCGTGACGGAGGCATCTGCCTGAAAAGTGTCCAATATGGCAAATATTGGAAGCTTGACAATAATTCGTCGTGGGTATGGGCATATGAGAATCCCACGATGGACCACCACATCAACACTGTATTTATACCTACCAAACTTGACAACAAAACTATTGCTCTGCGAAGTTTGGCAAACAATACTTTCTGTGCAAGACGAACGGCGAATAGCAAGACCAACTGCCTCGCCACTCTCTTTACCTATGTCGACGCGTATGCCCCCATTGTCATTGAGGAGCCTGTTTTATCAAGAACTATCGACAACGTCATTTATGACCTTACTGATGCAAGGATTTACGACGAGCATGTTATTGCACTTGCGAATGAAGAGGCTAGGAACAAAAAGGGAGAAGGTTCCGACACGGTTAAATTAAATCTCAAACATACAGAAAGGTATACTCGGGAATGGACCGCAAGCGTATCGTTCACACTGGGTGTCAAGGTGAGTTTAAGCGTAGGTGTCCCAGAAATAGCGGAGGGCAAGGTTGAGACATCCTACGAGTTTAAAAGTTCGTATGAATGGGGAGAAAGaaatgaagatgaacttgaaaTGGGGTCTGAGTATACAGTTACTGTGCCTCCTATGAGTAGCGTGAAGGTGAGTCTGATGGCGACACGGGCTTCATGCGACATACCCTTTTCGTACACTCAGCGTGACGTCTTAACAAATGGAACAGTAAAAGTATACTACAAGAATGATGGCATATTTAAGGGCCGCAATGCCTACAACTACAG ACTGGCAGTGGCATTGGCAGTTATGTAA